From bacterium, one genomic window encodes:
- a CDS encoding radical SAM protein: MSDLCHHRSLEEALQRLYPEDERRPNMMTLELTRRCNFLCRHCYCRLPANGPTPRPELTTEQWQRIIREAVDMGVLFALFTGGEPLLRPDFREIWRFARRQGLIPVLFTNGVLLDAAMADFLAEWTPRLVSITLYGASEAMYRQVTGVAGMHERALRAVDLVRERGMLFEVKSMVTRHSLREFDALRAQSAHYQDVFRWDAQLTPTYADGGGDPVAERLSPDEMIATELRDPVRRAEWERIASRWEPARPRPDTPFRCLVGTHDFCTDPYGGLHPCLGLEVVTLDLRQITLADAWEALPQAIAAAAGPPGPCQECPLPPLCRKCPGDSLAEGVLTGEPVEWRCELAQGMAEALGVEARPPL; the protein is encoded by the coding sequence ATGTCTGACCTGTGCCACCACCGCAGCCTCGAAGAAGCCCTGCAGCGGCTGTACCCGGAGGACGAGCGCCGCCCGAACATGATGACGCTCGAGCTGACACGACGCTGCAACTTCCTATGCCGCCACTGCTACTGCCGCCTTCCTGCCAACGGGCCCACTCCCCGGCCCGAACTGACCACCGAGCAGTGGCAGCGGATTATCCGCGAAGCTGTGGATATGGGTGTGCTGTTCGCGCTCTTCACTGGCGGCGAACCGCTGCTGCGCCCCGACTTCCGGGAGATCTGGCGGTTCGCCCGCAGGCAGGGGCTCATCCCCGTCCTGTTCACCAACGGTGTCCTGCTGGATGCGGCGATGGCCGACTTCCTCGCTGAATGGACCCCGCGTCTCGTCTCCATCACGCTCTACGGGGCGAGCGAAGCGATGTATCGACAGGTCACCGGCGTCGCGGGCATGCATGAGCGGGCGCTACGGGCGGTAGACCTTGTCCGCGAGCGCGGGATGCTGTTCGAAGTCAAGAGCATGGTCACCCGACACAGCCTCCGCGAGTTTGACGCTCTGCGCGCCCAGTCAGCGCACTACCAGGACGTGTTCAGGTGGGATGCCCAACTGACGCCGACGTACGCGGATGGTGGGGGGGACCCCGTGGCTGAGCGCCTGTCCCCCGACGAGATGATCGCGACGGAACTACGCGACCCCGTGCGCCGAGCGGAATGGGAGAGGATCGCGAGCCGCTGGGAACCGGCGCGTCCCCGGCCCGATACCCCCTTCCGGTGCCTCGTGGGCACCCACGACTTCTGCACGGACCCCTACGGCGGATTGCACCCATGCCTCGGTCTGGAGGTCGTGACGCTCGATCTGCGGCAGATCACGCTCGCGGACGCCTGGGAGGCGCTCCCGCAAGCCATCGCTGCCGCCGCTGGCCCGCCCGGGCCCTGCCAGGAGTGTCCCCTGCCGCCCCTGTGTCGGAAGTGCCCGGGTGACAGTCTGGCGGAGGGGGTGCTGACCGGCGAACCGGTGGAATGGCGCTGCGAGCTGGCGCAGGGCATGGCAGAGGCCCTCGGTGTGGAGGCCAGGCCGCCGCTATGA
- a CDS encoding PqqD family protein: MRYRQHEKVVTRRIAGETLLIPITQIGVDLQRVYLLNETAAAIWALLSEPRDVETVVALLAEAYNAPAQDLRQDVMDTLQEFESRSFLTTVADDV, from the coding sequence ATGAGATACCGACAACACGAGAAGGTCGTGACACGCCGCATTGCCGGGGAGACGTTACTGATCCCTATCACCCAGATCGGCGTGGATCTGCAGCGGGTCTATCTGCTCAACGAGACAGCCGCCGCCATCTGGGCGCTGCTTTCCGAGCCGCGTGACGTCGAGACAGTCGTCGCGTTGCTGGCTGAGGCGTACAACGCTCCCGCCCAGGATCTGCGCCAGGACGTCATGGACACGCTGCAGGAGTTCGAGAGCCGGTCGTTCCTGACGACGGTGGCTGACGATGTCTGA
- a CDS encoding SPFH/Band 7/PHB domain protein, which produces MGGSTVFGVVVLAILAMIIIGKSLCVVRQYQRGLVETFRKYSRTAEPGLTIVFPFVQSIAFVDMRETVLDVAPQTVITSDNATLTVDAVIYFEVTDPVRNVYNVTDFRMAAIKLAQTNLRNILGEMKIDEALTSRERINAQLRQIMDDATDKWGVRVTRVELQSIEPPRDITEAMSRQMKAERDKRAAILEAEGVKQSQILQAEGERQSRINRAEGEAEAIKKVAEAEKFRQLTVAEGEAQAIETVFSAIHTGKPTSDLLAVKYLEALGRIANGKATKVFLPVEATGILGAMAAIGDAFKEGQTPIAPEQ; this is translated from the coding sequence ATGGGAGGCTCAACCGTCTTTGGCGTGGTCGTCCTGGCCATTCTGGCCATGATCATCATCGGCAAGTCCCTGTGCGTCGTACGGCAGTACCAGCGGGGGCTGGTCGAGACTTTCCGCAAGTACAGCCGCACCGCCGAGCCCGGCCTCACCATCGTCTTCCCCTTCGTGCAGTCCATCGCATTCGTGGACATGCGCGAGACCGTGCTCGATGTCGCCCCGCAGACCGTCATCACCTCGGACAACGCCACTCTCACCGTGGATGCGGTCATCTACTTCGAGGTCACCGACCCGGTGCGGAACGTCTACAACGTCACAGACTTCCGGATGGCGGCCATCAAGCTGGCGCAGACCAACCTGCGCAACATCCTCGGCGAGATGAAGATAGATGAGGCGCTGACATCGCGCGAGCGCATCAATGCGCAACTGCGTCAGATCATGGATGACGCCACCGACAAATGGGGTGTGCGGGTGACGCGCGTGGAGCTGCAGAGCATCGAGCCCCCGCGGGACATCACTGAGGCGATGAGCCGGCAGATGAAGGCCGAGCGCGACAAGCGCGCCGCCATCCTCGAGGCCGAGGGCGTCAAGCAGTCCCAGATCCTGCAAGCGGAGGGCGAGCGGCAGAGCCGCATCAACCGCGCCGAGGGTGAGGCCGAGGCCATCAAGAAGGTCGCCGAGGCCGAGAAGTTCCGCCAGCTCACCGTGGCCGAGGGTGAAGCCCAGGCGATCGAGACGGTGTTCAGCGCCATCCACACCGGGAAGCCCACCTCCGACTTGCTGGCCGTCAAGTACCTGGAAGCCCTGGGCCGCATCGCCAACGGCAAGGCCACCAAGGTCTTCCTGCCGGTCGAGGCCACAGGCATCCTGGGGGCCATGGCGGCCATCGGTGACGCCTTCAAGGAGGGCCAGACGCCGATCGCGCCCGAGCAGTAA
- a CDS encoding NfeD family protein: MHPALMWMIGGLALLIMELVAGSFFLMWIGAGALLTALLAVFVPSAWMQWLFFTLASLVLLLATRPLARSIHGSVTVPSNVDSLKGQMAVVLEEINPRLNTGRVRVRSDEWRARSDTVIPAEAHVVIEGIEGTTLQVRLADTQPEPEV, from the coding sequence ATGCATCCTGCGCTGATGTGGATGATCGGTGGGCTGGCGCTGCTCATCATGGAGTTGGTGGCCGGCTCGTTCTTCCTGATGTGGATCGGGGCCGGTGCACTGCTGACCGCGTTGCTGGCGGTGTTCGTCCCCTCGGCCTGGATGCAGTGGCTGTTCTTCACCCTGGCCTCGTTGGTGCTGCTGCTGGCGACGCGCCCCCTGGCCCGCAGCATCCACGGGAGCGTGACGGTCCCCTCCAACGTGGACAGCCTCAAGGGCCAGATGGCCGTGGTGCTCGAGGAGATCAACCCGCGGCTCAACACCGGCCGGGTGCGGGTGCGATCGGACGAGTGGCGGGCCCGCAGCGACACGGTCATTCCCGCCGAGGCGCACGTCGTCATTGAGGGGATCGAGGGCACGACGCTACAAGTGCGTCTGGCCGACACCCAGCCTGAACCGGAGGTCTGA
- a CDS encoding glycosyltransferase: MPKLLHIYRRYYPDEGGIEWTMRAFCEYLTRQGNDVSALVSSRYPWTVRTSLHQVNVVRCGSVGTIANTPLCPAMPRWIRHLCPDLIELHHAYPYGMWAVQRSGHRGRLIVHYHFDISRFGRLQQFIMPLLHDTLARADRIFVNSRSYAESSPVLQDVLDKCVYLPAGVEPRRFDLTETQAERVEELRQPGHFRVLFVGRLSHYKGVEHLIQAMHGVDGHLYIIGRGPLAAKLSAQALKLNLVERVHLLGRVDHDELVAQYHAADVVVLPSVSRGESFGVAQVEAMLCARPVICSDLPGVCEVGIPGETACLVTPGSVEELTAQLNRLAADEALRLEMGQAGRTHALARYDVERVNAQRWEVYRELLAPGA; this comes from the coding sequence ATGCCCAAGCTCCTGCACATCTACCGCCGCTACTACCCCGATGAGGGCGGCATCGAGTGGACCATGCGCGCGTTCTGCGAGTACCTGACGCGGCAGGGCAACGACGTGTCGGCCCTGGTCAGCTCGCGGTATCCGTGGACGGTCCGCACGTCCCTGCACCAGGTCAACGTCGTCCGCTGTGGCAGCGTCGGCACCATCGCCAATACGCCCCTCTGTCCGGCGATGCCGCGCTGGATCCGCCACTTGTGCCCCGACCTCATCGAGCTGCACCACGCCTACCCGTACGGCATGTGGGCCGTGCAGCGGTCCGGCCACCGGGGGCGGCTGATCGTCCACTACCATTTCGACATCTCGCGCTTCGGGCGGCTGCAGCAGTTCATCATGCCGCTCCTGCACGATACGCTCGCGCGCGCCGACCGCATCTTTGTCAACTCGCGCAGCTACGCGGAGTCCTCCCCGGTGCTGCAGGACGTGCTCGACAAGTGCGTCTACCTGCCCGCCGGCGTGGAGCCGCGGCGCTTCGATCTGACCGAGACCCAGGCCGAACGCGTCGAGGAGTTGCGCCAGCCCGGCCACTTCCGCGTCCTTTTCGTGGGGCGTCTGTCGCACTATAAGGGTGTAGAGCACCTGATTCAGGCGATGCACGGGGTGGACGGGCACCTGTACATCATTGGGCGCGGTCCCCTGGCCGCGAAGCTCTCAGCCCAGGCGCTGAAGCTCAACCTGGTGGAGCGGGTGCACCTGCTGGGCCGGGTGGATCATGATGAATTGGTGGCGCAGTACCATGCGGCCGATGTGGTGGTGCTGCCTTCGGTGTCGCGCGGGGAGTCCTTCGGCGTGGCACAGGTGGAAGCGATGCTGTGCGCCCGACCGGTCATCTGCAGCGACCTGCCCGGGGTCTGCGAGGTCGGCATTCCGGGCGAGACGGCCTGCCTGGTGACACCGGGGAGCGTCGAGGAGCTGACAGCGCAGCTCAACCGCCTGGCCGCAGACGAGGCTCTGCGCCTTGAGATGGGGCAGGCCGGGCGGACCCATGCGCTGGCGCGGTATGATGTGGAGCGGGTGAATGCGCAGCGCTGGGAGGTCTACCGGGAACTTCTGGCGCCCGGCGCGTGA